One Panicum virgatum strain AP13 chromosome 3N, P.virgatum_v5, whole genome shotgun sequence DNA segment encodes these proteins:
- the LOC120664995 gene encoding ribosome production factor 2 homolog — translation MVAAIRVPKTKRARRELLKHAPKLVETGKKTLILHGTKTSAVLNSVLSDIYHLKRDNAVKFTKKNDNIMPFESGGESSLEFFSLKTDCSLIVYGSHSKKRPNNLILGRTYDHHIYDLVEVGVENYKSMESYVYDKKLAPKLGSKPFFAFIGEHFESSEELKHLKEVLLDLFRGEVVENLNLAGVDRIYVCTAISPTTVYMMHCALRLKRSGTPIPRMELVEVGPSMDLVVRRHRLPVESLKKEAMKTVEHAKKMKNVTKDPVQGKLGKVYMPDQQVGKLALSSDIKGLKRERREAKKNNKHSKKQKVNPE, via the exons GTTGAGACCGGCAAAAAGACACTGATCCTCCATGGTACCAAGACTAGTGCTGTGTTGAACTCTGTGCTGTCAGATATTTACCACCTGAAGCGTGATAATGCTGTGAAGTTCACCAAGAAGAATGACAACATTATGCCTTTTGAAAGTGGTGGAGAATCTTCTTTGGAATTTTTCTCCCTCAAGACAGACTGCAGCCTTATAGTG TATGGTTCTCATTCAAAAAAGAGACCCAATAATCTGATATTGGGAAGGACGTATGACCACCACATATATGACCTTGTTGAAGTAGGAGTTGAGAACTACAAATCGATGGAGTCTTATGTTTATGATAAGAAGCTGGCACCAAAACTTGGATCAAAGCCTTTCTTTGCCTTCATAGGAGAACATTTTGAGAGCTCTGAAGAGCTGAAGCATTTGAAAGAAGTGCTGCTTGATCTTTTCAGAGGAGAG GTTGTAGAGAATCTAAACCTTGCAGGTGTAGATCGGATCTATGTGTGCACAGCAATCTCTCCTACTACTGTCTACATGATGCACTGTGCTCTCCGCCTGAAAAGGTCAGGCACACCTATTCCCAGAATGGAGCTGGTTGAAGTTGGACCTTCAATGGATCTGGTAGTTAGAAGGCATAGGCTTCCAGTTGAAAGTTTGAAGAAGGAAGCTATGAAGACTGTTGAACATGCTAAGAAG ATGAAGAATGTCACCAAGGATCCAGTGCAGGGCAAGCTGGGCAAGGTCTACATGCCAGACCAGCAG GTTGGGAAGTTGGCCTTATCGAGTGACATAAAGGGACTGAAGAGGGAGCGCCGCGAGGCCAAGAAAAACAACAAGCACTCAAAGAAGCAAAAGGTCAACCCTGAGTAA